A stretch of the Maridesulfovibrio bastinii DSM 16055 genome encodes the following:
- a CDS encoding thioesterase II family protein, whose protein sequence is MSSFIAADVDSNAEIRFFCVPYAGAGASIYRSWAPLLPSSVQLCPVQLPGREERLGEPVLTDLSSVVSSLMESLPDYFDRPYVLFGHSMGAKIVFELCREIEKAGLRMPEILLVSACKAPHIPEPYPIHALPQPQFLEGLKRYSADTAVLTDHPELMELLLPSLRSDFLLDETYVFEGGHKKLPVPIEAFYGTDDAEATLEEVSAWSAYTKQFSLTAVEGGHLFLREKKQEFVEMLCSRIGGMFCAF, encoded by the coding sequence ATGAGTTCCTTTATCGCCGCTGATGTTGATTCCAATGCTGAAATTAGATTTTTCTGCGTTCCGTATGCCGGAGCAGGTGCCTCCATATACAGAAGCTGGGCTCCTCTTTTACCGTCTTCAGTTCAGCTTTGTCCTGTGCAGCTCCCGGGAAGGGAAGAGCGTCTTGGAGAGCCTGTTCTCACTGATCTCTCCAGTGTTGTTTCATCTCTAATGGAAAGTCTGCCGGATTATTTTGACAGACCGTATGTCCTTTTCGGTCACAGCATGGGAGCGAAAATTGTTTTTGAACTGTGCCGTGAAATTGAAAAGGCTGGTCTGCGCATGCCTGAAATTCTGCTTGTTTCAGCCTGCAAAGCTCCCCATATCCCGGAACCTTATCCTATTCATGCACTGCCGCAACCGCAGTTTTTAGAAGGGCTTAAAAGGTATTCTGCTGATACCGCTGTGCTGACTGATCATCCTGAATTAATGGAACTTCTGCTGCCTTCACTGCGGTCAGATTTTCTGCTTGATGAAACCTACGTGTTTGAGGGCGGACATAAAAAATTACCTGTTCCCATCGAAGCCTTTTACGGGACTGACGATGCTGAAGCCACCCTTGAGGAAGTGAGTGCGTGGAGTGCTTATACAAAGCAGTTTTCATTAACTGCTGTAGAGGGTGGGCATTTGTTTCTCAGAGAAAAGAAACAGGAGTTTGTGGAAATGCTCTGCTCGCGGATAGGAGGGATGTTTTGTGCCTTTTAA
- a CDS encoding saccharopine dehydrogenase NADP-binding domain-containing protein, translating to MSAKVLIIGGSGSIGRELIHFLSQNNPELQIIAAGRNIESLLQLQERFGNEIFIRNMDCNKNYDLREVIKNCDLVCNCAGPSSVTGPAVAQECLRAGIPYTDPSDHAAMRTVFEREEDNKKISSAIFGAGIVPGFSGTLSLWFHDLLHGADHKLKRQDIYYAAKDEFSYAAAYDYADSIRLASLSETEPAKPHLIELPDFKQTFFACSYLSEEIIRIRKMVSIPLYYHNCFIGEDMLNALATVGGLHGGSLSLIDSAAILMKASKSCVNEFGKGHSFLCRAEMEDGTVHSVSVFIEDANALMGVMTGMAIQAQLKRKIDGVHYFAEIMEPEEVISQLQQSGCIAIDSQKNHVAKCSASKGVLHYA from the coding sequence ATGAGTGCTAAAGTTTTAATTATTGGTGGTTCAGGATCAATCGGCAGAGAATTGATACATTTTTTGTCACAGAATAATCCTGAACTACAGATTATTGCCGCCGGTAGAAATATTGAATCTCTCCTGCAATTGCAGGAGAGATTCGGTAATGAAATTTTTATCAGGAATATGGATTGTAATAAAAATTATGATCTGCGCGAGGTTATTAAGAATTGTGACCTTGTCTGCAATTGCGCTGGACCCTCATCCGTTACAGGTCCTGCGGTAGCTCAAGAATGCCTGCGCGCCGGTATTCCTTATACTGACCCCTCAGACCATGCTGCAATGCGTACTGTTTTTGAGCGAGAAGAGGATAATAAAAAAATTAGCTCAGCCATTTTTGGTGCAGGCATTGTTCCCGGTTTTTCAGGAACCTTGTCTTTGTGGTTTCATGACCTGCTGCATGGGGCTGACCATAAACTCAAAAGACAGGACATTTATTATGCGGCCAAGGATGAATTCAGCTATGCCGCAGCCTATGATTATGCCGACAGCATACGCCTTGCCTCTTTATCCGAAACTGAACCAGCTAAACCGCACCTGATAGAACTGCCTGATTTTAAACAGACATTTTTTGCCTGCTCGTATTTATCGGAAGAAATTATCAGGATTCGGAAAATGGTCAGTATACCCCTCTATTATCATAATTGTTTCATAGGTGAAGATATGCTCAATGCACTTGCGACCGTAGGCGGTCTGCACGGAGGCTCTCTTTCTTTGATAGATTCTGCTGCAATCCTGATGAAAGCATCAAAGTCCTGCGTGAATGAATTCGGCAAAGGTCATTCATTCCTGTGCCGTGCTGAAATGGAGGACGGCACTGTGCATAGTGTGTCTGTATTTATTGAAGACGCCAATGCCCTAATGGGTGTGATGACCGGTATGGCTATTCAGGCCCAGCTAAAAAGAAAGATTGATGGCGTTCATTATTTTGCAGAAATAATGGAACCTGAGGAGGTCATATCGCAACTGCAACAATCTGGGTGCATCGCTATAGACAGTCAGAAAAATCACGTTGCAAAATGCTCAGCGTCCAAAGGAGTATTGCATTATGCCTGA
- a CDS encoding ABC transporter ATP-binding protein codes for MKHHSDFSRLMEYAGTYKYFTYTSWFLSAVSALIALVPFIYIWKIIREVLNVAPEFSHAHNLVHNGWMAVVFAALSLVIYITGLLCSHLSAFRVASNMRKKIIRHIMQIPMGKVEVLGSGRLRKIINETSAATETYLAHQLLDKSGAIATPFGLLFLLLFFDWRLGLLSLIPVALGYVILMFMTGKDMRKKLVEYQNALDDMSNEAVEYIRGIPVVKTFGQTVFSFKRFKNSIDVYNKWVTAYTKKCCWPWLSYTVAINSVFVFIIFSGIYFTRNNVSNEIILNLMFYTIITPVITLTLNKIMHMKEENMIVNDALRRVDTVMNISPLQFLSPPAAPSDASVEMQHVSYSYGGDNEALKNISMKIESGQTVAFVGPSGGGKTTLASMVARFFDPCEGQVLIGGVDVRSLSKKDLMNTVSFVFQDSKLIKATILENVRLGNPEASRAEVLEALKSAQCMDIIDKFEDGIDTLIGSQGVYLSGGEQQRIAIARAVLMDSPVVILDEATAFADPDNESQVQKAFSVLSEGKTVIMIAHRLSTIVDADRIFVLKEGRIVEDGTFPELIAKGDLFAGMWADYQSSTKWKVAKEL; via the coding sequence ATGAAACATCATTCTGACTTTTCACGGCTTATGGAATATGCCGGGACGTATAAATATTTTACCTATACCTCCTGGTTTCTGTCGGCAGTAAGTGCGCTTATCGCACTGGTTCCTTTTATCTATATCTGGAAAATAATCAGGGAAGTGCTGAACGTGGCTCCTGAATTCAGTCATGCTCATAATCTGGTGCATAATGGCTGGATGGCCGTGGTTTTTGCTGCTCTTTCGCTTGTAATTTATATTACCGGATTATTGTGTTCACACTTGTCGGCTTTCAGAGTCGCTTCAAATATGCGCAAAAAAATAATCAGGCATATAATGCAGATTCCAATGGGCAAGGTTGAAGTGCTGGGTTCCGGCAGGTTGCGCAAAATTATCAATGAAACAAGCGCAGCGACTGAAACCTATCTGGCACATCAGCTGCTCGATAAGAGCGGGGCGATTGCAACACCTTTTGGTTTATTGTTTCTGCTTTTGTTTTTTGACTGGCGTCTGGGACTGCTGAGTCTGATTCCTGTTGCTCTGGGTTATGTCATTCTCATGTTTATGACCGGTAAGGACATGAGAAAGAAACTGGTAGAATATCAAAACGCTCTGGATGATATGTCCAATGAAGCTGTCGAATATATCCGGGGCATTCCGGTTGTAAAAACTTTCGGTCAGACTGTATTCAGCTTCAAAAGATTTAAAAATTCAATAGATGTATATAATAAATGGGTAACTGCATACACCAAAAAATGTTGCTGGCCGTGGCTTTCTTATACGGTGGCGATTAATAGTGTGTTTGTTTTTATTATATTTTCCGGGATTTATTTTACTAGAAATAATGTCAGTAATGAAATTATTCTAAACCTGATGTTTTATACAATTATAACTCCTGTAATTACACTTACGCTGAATAAAATCATGCATATGAAAGAAGAAAATATGATTGTTAATGATGCGTTGAGACGTGTAGATACAGTTATGAATATAAGTCCTCTTCAATTTTTATCACCGCCTGCTGCTCCAAGTGATGCTTCTGTGGAAATGCAACATGTCAGTTACAGTTATGGAGGAGATAACGAGGCTCTTAAAAATATCAGCATGAAAATCGAAAGTGGGCAGACTGTCGCTTTTGTCGGACCTTCCGGCGGCGGTAAAACCACTTTGGCAAGCATGGTGGCCAGATTTTTTGATCCTTGTGAGGGACAGGTACTTATCGGCGGAGTGGATGTCCGTAGTCTCAGTAAAAAAGATTTGATGAATACGGTTTCATTTGTTTTTCAGGATAGTAAATTAATAAAGGCTACAATTCTTGAGAACGTGCGCTTAGGAAATCCGGAAGCTTCGAGGGCAGAAGTTCTGGAAGCTTTGAAGAGTGCTCAATGCATGGATATTATAGATAAATTTGAAGACGGAATAGATACTCTCATCGGGTCGCAGGGGGTTTATTTATCTGGCGGAGAACAGCAGCGGATAGCTATAGCCAGAGCCGTGTTGATGGATTCTCCGGTTGTTATCCTTGATGAAGCAACCGCGTTTGCAGACCCTGATAATGAAAGTCAGGTGCAAAAGGCTTTTTCGGTTCTTTCCGAAGGCAAGACCGTAATAATGATTGCCCATCGACTGTCCACCATAGTTGATGCCGATCGAATTTTTGTGCTGAAGGAAGGCCGGATAGTTGAAGATGGAACTTTCCCTGAGCTTATAGCTAAAGGGGATTTGTTTGCCGGCATGTGGGCTGATTACCAGTCTTCAACTAAATGGAAAGTTGCAAAGGAGCTGTGA
- a CDS encoding FeoA family protein: MSQNNKYFHNKPVLVCHLGCLPPAAEGIVESIKCRRGVTCRLASLGVFPSQAVIVVRVTRRGAVLLKVNGMLLAVSAGVAENIFVKEIPSAT; encoded by the coding sequence ATGTCGCAAAATAATAAATATTTCCACAACAAACCTGTTCTGGTTTGTCATCTTGGATGTCTGCCTCCTGCTGCTGAAGGGATAGTGGAATCCATCAAGTGTAGAAGAGGAGTAACCTGTCGGCTGGCTTCACTGGGCGTTTTTCCCAGTCAGGCCGTTATTGTGGTCCGGGTTACAAGACGTGGAGCCGTTCTTTTAAAAGTCAATGGAATGCTCTTGGCCGTCAGTGCCGGTGTTGCTGAAAATATTTTTGTAAAGGAAATCCCAAGTGCAACATAG
- a CDS encoding ABC transporter ATP-binding protein, with the protein MLEILQKRFALSEQGARDLVSGSTACVFQNIALMFPVGLLYYFICDIMAGGVHGNDVWFYVGGCFLCLVLISAATLLQYNRTYLATYAESHVRRISLAEKLRKLPLSFFAQKDLADLTSVIMADCSFLERVFSHFIPQLAGSMISTVLIGLSLFIIDWRMAIAALWGVPVAFLIIIMSSKLQDKLQQKQMDAKMACADGIQECIETMRDLKACNAEEEYLEKLDSKIDAVEKCATMSEFGMAAFIVSSGLLLKLGIATVALVGSLLLVSGELNVVTFFMFLLVASRLYDPLQDSLQNLMGIILSRTNIARTNAILEHPKQNGENRLTNDGYDITLDGVSFSYNGTDYVLNGTTLSIKQGEVTALVGPSGGGKTTVSRLVARFWDIDKGTISVGGMDISKVDPETLMSLFSIVFQDVTLFNDSILENIRVGRKDATDEEVLAAARDAYCDEIAEKLPEGWNTMIGENGCTLSGGERQRISIARAFLKNAPILFLDEATASLDVENETLIQNALSKLIQNKTVLVIAHRMRTVAGADKIAVLKAGAVVEEGSPETLMQKNSIYRHMVELQAQSQDWSLHGV; encoded by the coding sequence ATGCTTGAAATATTACAAAAAAGATTTGCCCTTTCAGAACAGGGAGCAAGGGATCTTGTCAGCGGCAGTACCGCCTGTGTTTTTCAGAATATCGCTTTAATGTTCCCGGTTGGACTTTTATACTACTTTATTTGTGACATTATGGCTGGTGGTGTTCACGGAAATGATGTGTGGTTTTATGTCGGAGGTTGTTTTCTGTGCCTTGTTCTCATTTCAGCTGCGACACTCCTTCAATACAACCGGACTTATCTGGCAACCTATGCTGAGAGTCACGTGCGCAGAATTTCGCTGGCTGAAAAATTACGCAAGCTGCCATTATCATTTTTTGCCCAAAAGGATCTTGCCGATTTGACAAGTGTTATCATGGCTGATTGCAGTTTTCTGGAACGTGTGTTTTCCCATTTTATTCCCCAGCTAGCAGGATCAATGATTTCAACGGTTCTTATCGGGTTGAGTCTGTTTATTATCGACTGGCGGATGGCTATAGCCGCACTGTGGGGTGTTCCTGTAGCTTTTTTAATCATCATAATGTCTTCAAAATTACAGGATAAATTACAGCAGAAACAGATGGATGCCAAAATGGCGTGTGCTGATGGTATTCAGGAATGCATCGAAACCATGCGTGATCTGAAAGCCTGTAATGCCGAGGAAGAATATCTCGAAAAACTGGATAGTAAGATTGATGCCGTCGAAAAATGCGCCACAATGTCTGAATTCGGGATGGCGGCTTTTATCGTTTCTTCAGGACTTCTTTTGAAGTTGGGAATAGCTACTGTTGCTCTTGTCGGGTCGCTTCTTCTGGTCAGTGGAGAACTTAATGTTGTTACGTTCTTCATGTTTTTACTTGTAGCATCAAGACTCTATGATCCTCTTCAGGATTCATTGCAGAATCTTATGGGAATTATCCTTTCACGAACAAACATAGCGCGCACCAACGCCATACTTGAACACCCTAAACAGAATGGTGAAAACAGGCTCACTAATGATGGCTATGACATTACCTTGGACGGGGTTTCATTCTCGTATAACGGTACTGACTATGTGCTTAATGGGACGACTCTTTCCATAAAACAGGGCGAAGTAACAGCACTTGTAGGACCTTCAGGTGGTGGTAAAACCACTGTATCCAGACTGGTAGCCAGATTCTGGGATATTGATAAAGGAACGATAAGTGTCGGTGGCATGGATATTTCTAAAGTTGACCCGGAAACACTGATGTCCTTGTTTTCAATTGTTTTTCAGGATGTAACACTGTTTAACGACTCTATTCTTGAGAATATCCGTGTTGGTAGAAAAGACGCAACAGACGAGGAGGTTCTTGCTGCGGCCAGGGATGCCTATTGCGATGAAATTGCAGAAAAACTGCCTGAGGGCTGGAACACTATGATAGGTGAGAATGGCTGCACTCTCTCAGGAGGAGAACGTCAGAGAATCTCCATTGCAAGGGCGTTTCTTAAGAATGCTCCGATTCTTTTCTTAGATGAGGCCACAGCTTCACTTGATGTGGAAAATGAAACTCTGATTCAGAATGCGCTTTCCAAACTTATCCAGAATAAAACCGTGCTGGTAATTGCCCACCGTATGAGAACAGTGGCCGGTGCTGATAAAATTGCCGTGCTCAAAGCCGGGGCAGTTGTCGAGGAAGGTTCTCCTGAAACATTGATGCAAAAAAACAGTATTTACCGACATATGGTCGAATTGCAGGCTCAAAGTCAGGATTGGAGCCTGCATGGAGTATGA
- a CDS encoding Gfo/Idh/MocA family oxidoreductase, translating to MPEALPAVCCGTRFGRAYIEGLRLSPDFVLAGILARGSERSRKMAAEYNVPLYTEPEQLPENIKAACVVIRSSIVGGAGTDIALRLLRRGVHVIQEHPMHQREVEMCRAAAQESGCVHYLNTHHVHLAETRHFLDIVHKISKEQPISFINGLCGVQVLCSLLDIIGMISGTVRPYDFDDYHPVGKKILDACSLKAFPYEVIRGYIAEAPVTLSIQNHYDPDDPDNNASILHRITVGFPSGNLTLMSAFGPVIWSDRLHFPGDIFNLEGSSKADEPVFRSAAGDSQISLNDLVLKKWPQAVAHALGEFSLKINGNDPFPNRERYEHDLCSLWTDCMQRMGAPGLVKISPPPRDLPEAVRSLSAKMFFKEKV from the coding sequence ATGCCTGAAGCATTGCCTGCTGTGTGCTGCGGAACTCGTTTCGGACGTGCCTATATAGAAGGTTTGAGGCTTTCACCTGATTTTGTGCTGGCTGGAATACTTGCCAGAGGAAGCGAACGTTCCCGTAAAATGGCTGCTGAATATAATGTTCCACTTTATACTGAACCGGAACAGTTACCTGAAAACATAAAGGCTGCGTGCGTTGTTATTCGGTCCTCTATCGTTGGTGGAGCAGGAACGGATATAGCCCTCAGACTGTTGCGGCGCGGTGTTCATGTTATTCAGGAGCATCCCATGCACCAGCGTGAAGTGGAAATGTGCAGAGCTGCTGCACAGGAATCAGGATGCGTGCATTATCTTAATACACATCATGTTCATCTCGCTGAAACACGGCATTTTCTGGATATAGTTCATAAGATCAGCAAGGAACAACCCATATCTTTTATTAATGGTTTATGCGGTGTTCAGGTTTTATGTTCCCTGCTTGATATTATAGGGATGATCTCTGGAACTGTACGACCTTATGATTTTGATGACTACCACCCTGTAGGAAAAAAGATACTTGATGCCTGCTCTTTAAAAGCATTCCCATATGAAGTTATTCGCGGATATATAGCTGAGGCTCCAGTCACTCTTTCTATTCAAAATCATTACGATCCTGATGACCCTGATAATAATGCATCCATACTGCATAGAATTACAGTTGGTTTTCCATCTGGAAATTTAACTCTCATGAGTGCTTTCGGGCCGGTGATCTGGTCTGACAGACTCCATTTTCCCGGAGATATCTTTAATCTTGAGGGTTCTTCCAAGGCTGATGAGCCTGTTTTCAGATCTGCTGCCGGTGATAGTCAAATCTCGCTAAATGATCTTGTCCTTAAAAAATGGCCGCAGGCTGTGGCCCATGCCCTTGGTGAATTCTCCCTGAAAATAAATGGCAACGACCCTTTCCCGAATCGGGAGCGTTATGAACATGATTTATGCTCATTATGGACAGATTGCATGCAGAGGATGGGGGCTCCCGGGCTTGTAAAAATATCGCCGCCGCCAAGAGATTTGCCCGAAGCCGTAAGGTCTTTGTCAGCTAAAATGTTTTTTAAGGAGAAGGTATGA
- the feoB gene encoding ferrous iron transport protein B, translating to MQHSSQFSSLNIAVAGQPNTGKSTVFNALTGLHQDVGNWAGKTVEKKTGKAVIGGKKFQFVDLPGTYSLLARSEEERIAVDYIIDGKPDAVLVVVNAANLGRTLNYCIDIMLMGVPCVLAVNMADVARQHGISIDIEKLEKSLGIPCVELVASRKIGIDELQHLLVRDLKPSDRDLLAELTTFATPELSKAYNALVNRGSEFVVGGDRLELDVWKALEGDSIALRKIRKWPEELGTDFVESSFTDTQAARFAWIHEILTDCVSSDDSKISFSDKWDKYFLHPFWGYLIIAGVLLSVLTLGLLVGYPSGIWIGIGLQKLSVATVGIIPSDMLVIKALVQSIFLSSMSLLCMVPLIAVFYFIFSFLEEVGYMPRVSFMMDSLMQRLGLNGMSFTPLLCALPCNVPGIIGVRTIATAKQRMHTLLLIPLVPCSSKIIVLLTLCTWLFSPLGAIAAAAGIMLFSFAVFVLGSLVFKNTLFRKGESYDMLMELPQFHSPNYKIILMNVYHQVLAFLKKASTIVMFFGVIFWFLSYYPDGNISSSFLAMLGRKIEPLASLMGLNWKLLTSLMTSVLSRETVLPTMALLYNVPVDDLSFTLRSGITTASAISFLLAQFLSMPCLASLGMIFKESDSWRATLLVIAYSIVLPVLISILTYTFLSYLI from the coding sequence GTGCAACATAGTTCTCAATTTTCATCTTTAAATATTGCCGTTGCCGGGCAGCCGAATACAGGTAAATCAACCGTGTTCAATGCTTTGACAGGGCTGCATCAGGATGTCGGCAACTGGGCTGGTAAAACTGTCGAAAAAAAGACCGGTAAAGCGGTAATAGGCGGTAAAAAATTTCAGTTTGTTGATCTGCCGGGAACATATTCTCTTCTGGCCCGTTCAGAAGAGGAAAGAATTGCTGTTGATTATATTATTGATGGAAAACCGGATGCTGTTCTTGTTGTGGTCAATGCAGCAAATCTTGGGCGCACCTTAAACTATTGCATTGATATAATGTTGATGGGTGTTCCTTGTGTGCTTGCTGTAAATATGGCGGATGTGGCCCGTCAGCACGGTATTTCAATTGATATAGAGAAGCTTGAAAAGTCTCTCGGCATTCCGTGCGTGGAGCTTGTTGCATCCAGAAAAATCGGAATAGATGAATTACAACATCTGCTTGTCCGGGATTTAAAACCATCTGACAGGGATTTGCTTGCAGAGCTTACCACTTTTGCTACTCCCGAGCTTAGTAAAGCCTATAATGCACTGGTTAACAGAGGGAGTGAATTTGTAGTCGGTGGTGACAGGCTGGAACTTGATGTCTGGAAAGCTCTGGAGGGTGACTCCATTGCCCTGCGGAAAATAAGAAAATGGCCTGAAGAACTCGGGACAGATTTTGTTGAAAGTTCATTTACTGATACGCAGGCAGCCCGTTTTGCATGGATACATGAAATTTTGACTGATTGCGTTTCAAGCGATGATTCGAAGATATCGTTTTCTGACAAGTGGGATAAATATTTTTTACATCCTTTCTGGGGCTATCTGATTATTGCAGGAGTTCTGCTTTCGGTTCTGACTCTGGGATTACTTGTAGGCTACCCCAGCGGAATATGGATTGGTATCGGTTTACAGAAGCTATCCGTTGCGACTGTCGGGATAATTCCCTCTGATATGCTTGTGATCAAAGCTCTGGTTCAGAGTATTTTCTTAAGTTCCATGTCGCTTTTATGTATGGTTCCGCTTATTGCTGTGTTTTATTTTATTTTTTCATTTCTGGAAGAGGTTGGATACATGCCCCGGGTCTCTTTTATGATGGACTCGCTAATGCAGCGTCTGGGATTAAACGGCATGTCTTTCACTCCTTTACTCTGCGCTCTTCCATGCAATGTTCCCGGAATAATAGGCGTCAGGACAATAGCTACAGCAAAGCAGAGAATGCATACTCTGCTGCTGATCCCGCTGGTTCCATGTTCTTCCAAAATTATTGTGCTGCTGACTCTCTGCACCTGGCTGTTTTCACCTCTGGGAGCAATTGCAGCCGCTGCGGGAATTATGCTTTTTTCCTTTGCCGTATTCGTGCTCGGGAGTCTTGTATTTAAAAATACTCTTTTTCGAAAGGGTGAGAGCTATGACATGCTCATGGAACTCCCGCAGTTTCATTCTCCTAATTATAAGATAATTTTGATGAACGTTTATCATCAGGTTCTGGCCTTCTTAAAAAAAGCTTCAACCATTGTGATGTTTTTTGGAGTGATCTTCTGGTTTCTCTCTTATTATCCTGACGGCAATATCTCCAGTTCTTTTCTGGCTATGCTCGGTAGGAAGATTGAACCGCTGGCATCACTGATGGGGCTGAATTGGAAACTGCTGACTTCACTTATGACGTCGGTTCTCAGCCGCGAAACAGTCCTTCCCACTATGGCTCTGCTATACAATGTTCCGGTAGATGATCTGAGTTTTACTCTGCGTTCGGGGATAACAACCGCAAGCGCCATATCTTTTCTGCTGGCACAGTTTCTTTCCATGCCGTGCCTGGCCTCTCTGGGAATGATTTTCAAAGAGTCTGATTCATGGCGGGCGACTCTACTGGTTATCGCATACAGTATTGTCCTACCAGTACTTATCTCAATTTTAACATATACTTTTCTCAGTTATTTAATCTGA